One genomic region from Lynx canadensis isolate LIC74 chromosome E1, mLynCan4.pri.v2, whole genome shotgun sequence encodes:
- the LOC115500556 gene encoding histone H3.3A yields the protein MARTKQTARKSTGGKAPRKQLATKAARKSAPSTGGVKKPHRYRPGTVALREIRRYQKSTELLIRKLPFQRLVREIAQDFKTDLRFQSAAIGALQEASEAYLVGLFEDTNLCAIHAKRVTIMPKDIQLARRIRGERA from the exons ATGGCCCGAACCAAGCAGACGGCTCGTAAATCTACGGGTGGGAAAGCGCCCCGTAAGCAGCTGGCCACTAAAGCCGCCAGGAAAAGTGCTCCCTCTACTGGCGGGGTGAAAAAACCTCATCGCTACAG GCCCGGGACCGTTGCGCTTCGAGAGATCCGTCGTTACCAGAAATCGACCGAGCTTCTGATCCGGAAGCTGCCTTTCCAGAGGTTGGTGAGGGAGATCGCCCAGGATTTCAAAACCGATCTGAGGTTTCAGAGTGCCGCCATTGGTGCGCTGCAG GAGGCCAGTGAAGCGTACCTGGTGGGTTTATTTGAAGATACTAATCTGTGTGCCATCCACGCTAAGAGAGTCACCATCATGCCCAAAGACATCCAGTTGGCTCGCCGGATACGGGGAGAGAGAGCTTAA